The sequence CGGCGGCGACTTCGCCTGCCTCATCGCCGAGCCCATCCAGGGCGTCGGCGGGTTCGCCACCCCGCCCGACGGCTTCTTCGGCGCGATGAAGGAGGTGTGCGACGCCCACGGCATCCTCTTCGTGTCCGACGAGGTGCAGACGGGCTGGGGCCGCACCGGCGACCACTTCTGGGGCTACCAGGCGCACGGCATCGTCCCGGACATGCTGACCTTCGCCAAGGGCGTCGCGAACGGGCTCCCGCTCGGCGGCGTCGTGGCCCGCGCCGAGGTCGTCGACGCGATCGCCGGCAACCACATCTCCACCTTCGGCGGCTCACCGCTGGTGTCCGCCGGCGCGAACGCGAACCTCCGCTACCTGCTCGAGCACGACCTGCAGGGCAACGCGCGGGTCATGGGCGAGCGGCTGCGCGCGACGCTGGCGCCGGTCGTGGCGGACACGCCGTGGATCGCCGAGCTGCGCGGCCGCGGGCTCATGCTCGCCCTGGAGACCGTGCACCCCGGCGGCATCGACCCCGACCCGGCGCGCGCGGCCGCCCTCACCGAGGCGTGCAAGGACCGTCACCTCCTCATCGGCAAGGGCGGCCTGTACGGCAACGTGCTCCGCGTCGCGCCGCCGCTGTCGCTCACCGCCGAGGAGGCCGACGAGGGCGCCCAGCTGCTCGTCGACGCCATCCGCTCGCTCGGCTGAGCGGGGGGACGGCGCC comes from Aquipuribacter sp. SD81 and encodes:
- a CDS encoding aspartate aminotransferase family protein: MTMTDPAVGSAAPGSADAARTRTEDLLARHRAVTPRWQSLYYEQPIALSHGEGRHVWDVEGTRYLDFFGGILTTMTAHALPEVTAAVQEQAGKILHSSTLYLNEQTVELAEHIAELSGIPDARVFLTPSGTEANDAALLMATAYRRSNQVLAMRNSYHGRSFSTIGVTSHRSWSPTSFSGLQTTYVHGGYRLRSPFRDLPDGEYTAACVADLRQLLDMTGGDFACLIAEPIQGVGGFATPPDGFFGAMKEVCDAHGILFVSDEVQTGWGRTGDHFWGYQAHGIVPDMLTFAKGVANGLPLGGVVARAEVVDAIAGNHISTFGGSPLVSAGANANLRYLLEHDLQGNARVMGERLRATLAPVVADTPWIAELRGRGLMLALETVHPGGIDPDPARAAALTEACKDRHLLIGKGGLYGNVLRVAPPLSLTAEEADEGAQLLVDAIRSLG